One Mycolicibacterium fluoranthenivorans DNA segment encodes these proteins:
- a CDS encoding SHOCT domain-containing protein, whose translation MCGYGWGNGWHSSWGWGGVVMSVLMVLLVVAVVVAIIFAVRYLSGSASLHHRGGAGPEGMRAEDRLADRFARGEIDGDEFRQRMALLREHR comes from the coding sequence ATGTGTGGATACGGGTGGGGCAATGGATGGCACAGCAGCTGGGGCTGGGGCGGCGTCGTGATGAGTGTGCTGATGGTGCTGCTGGTCGTGGCCGTGGTGGTGGCGATCATCTTCGCCGTGCGTTACCTGTCGGGCAGCGCGAGCCTTCACCATCGAGGCGGTGCGGGCCCAGAGGGCATGCGTGCCGAAGACCGACTGGCCGACCGTTTCGCGCGAGGTGAGATCGACGGTGACGAGTTCCGGCAGCGCATGGCTCTGCTGCGCGAACACCGCTGA
- a CDS encoding sulfocyanin-like copper-binding protein, whose product MMGPGGMMGPGRTGDQGAPMGMIGMMRILINPATVPPGQVSFRVTNAGALNHELVVLPLAKGQYPGQRAIGPDGKVDEAGSLGEASRSCGADKGDDNATNTGIASGASGWTTVNLTPGRYELICNITGHYWTGMYAELDVSPIA is encoded by the coding sequence ATGATGGGACCGGGCGGCATGATGGGGCCGGGCCGAACCGGCGATCAAGGCGCGCCGATGGGCATGATCGGGATGATGCGCATCCTCATCAATCCGGCCACCGTTCCGCCGGGACAGGTGTCCTTTCGAGTGACCAATGCCGGTGCCTTGAACCACGAATTGGTCGTCCTGCCTCTCGCGAAGGGCCAGTACCCCGGCCAGCGGGCCATCGGTCCAGACGGCAAGGTCGATGAGGCAGGCAGCCTTGGTGAAGCCTCACGCTCCTGCGGTGCTGACAAAGGTGACGACAACGCGACCAACACCGGCATTGCCTCAGGGGCCAGCGGGTGGACCACGGTGAACCTGACACCGGGACGCTACGAGTTGATCTGCAACATCACCGGTCACTACTGGACCGGCATGTACGCCGAGTTGGATGTCAGCCCAATCGCGTAA
- a CDS encoding matrixin family metalloprotease: protein MKPPFKSLSPRYRRLLVVPALLAVFLAAVITTTNDFEGSTVSVLPGATADPTGPTGGPGGDGGFNGGQFQPPGMPSPPGGYNGGSYPQPGQSDYGVDINSPSVQARQYSQASQYPQQSYPRRQQPVHGTQPPDYDRPLQSAPSQAQVQQSQRDVPQPSATAEPQESSQPEQDRQSDCTLNTSAVTNGQVVYAASPEAAAAAGQAAQEWVNAGSVPITEASATGASPTVVIEFSRDPTVGIAEYTSGSDTTPARIRVNPDNLSVQELASVLAHELGHALGLAHSDDPAALMNPGGQPQGGPQAADIAALQQACTSGPKTPNVPEQQTWGACGRTSPEDKTVRTFARAPINTPGHAMVEGTSTLYCGNLKNGYRHIADGHESDWQRIDGRYNWRDNADHSIEVALQHPMTVCYAETNGTFVIGYLLFEKNLRNGGQLTGKTLWANVIIDGGGGKIITAYPSSVPRGCA, encoded by the coding sequence ATGAAACCGCCATTCAAGTCGCTTTCGCCGCGCTACCGACGGCTGTTGGTAGTTCCGGCGCTCCTCGCTGTGTTTCTCGCTGCGGTCATCACCACCACCAACGACTTTGAGGGGTCAACGGTTTCGGTGCTGCCTGGGGCGACCGCTGATCCAACCGGCCCCACTGGAGGGCCAGGCGGTGATGGCGGCTTCAACGGCGGCCAATTCCAGCCGCCCGGGATGCCCAGCCCACCAGGGGGATACAACGGCGGCTCTTATCCGCAGCCGGGGCAATCCGATTACGGCGTGGACATCAACTCACCGTCCGTGCAGGCACGCCAATACAGCCAGGCATCCCAATACCCACAGCAGTCTTACCCACGGCGCCAGCAGCCGGTACACGGCACCCAGCCGCCGGATTATGACCGACCGCTCCAGTCGGCGCCATCCCAGGCGCAGGTGCAGCAGAGCCAGCGGGATGTTCCGCAGCCATCGGCAACGGCAGAACCTCAAGAGTCGTCACAACCCGAGCAAGACCGACAGTCGGACTGCACCCTGAACACGTCAGCGGTGACCAACGGGCAAGTGGTGTACGCGGCGAGCCCCGAAGCGGCGGCGGCCGCGGGGCAGGCTGCACAGGAATGGGTGAATGCGGGCTCGGTTCCCATCACTGAGGCCAGCGCGACCGGAGCCTCACCGACGGTGGTGATCGAGTTCTCCCGCGATCCCACGGTGGGCATCGCCGAGTACACCTCCGGCAGCGACACGACCCCTGCGCGAATACGGGTCAATCCGGACAACTTGTCTGTGCAGGAGTTGGCTTCGGTGTTGGCCCATGAACTCGGCCACGCCCTCGGTCTGGCGCATTCGGACGATCCTGCGGCGTTGATGAACCCGGGTGGTCAGCCCCAAGGTGGTCCGCAAGCTGCCGATATCGCGGCGCTGCAACAAGCCTGCACAAGCGGACCAAAAACCCCCAATGTTCCCGAACAACAGACCTGGGGAGCATGCGGGCGCACCTCACCGGAAGACAAGACCGTGCGCACCTTCGCCCGCGCACCCATCAACACACCCGGCCACGCCATGGTCGAAGGCACCTCCACCCTGTATTGCGGCAATCTCAAAAACGGGTACCGCCACATCGCCGACGGCCACGAAAGCGATTGGCAGCGTATTGACGGTAGATACAATTGGCGTGACAACGCTGATCACAGCATCGAGGTAGCGCTGCAACACCCGATGACCGTCTGCTACGCCGAGACCAACGGTACATTCGTGATCGGCTATCTCTTGTTCGAGAAGAACCTCCGCAATGGCGGGCAGCTGACAGGAAAGACGCTGTGGGCGAACGTCATCATTGACGGTGGCGGCGGGAAGATCATCACCGCATACCCTTCGTCTGTTCCGAGAGGGTGCGCATAG
- a CDS encoding MspA family porin: protein MFAFLAGLLAASVATAGAAFADPQVMPDRWTQFVTDDGWVVDVNTTNEVIDHIDNLAGASNSWQARVSVRAEARISGTGGAVIQDAQLEAGYFVGCRTDSSAGVEVGGDIGIDPYQQVNGQVYGGGYGGGGSGGGQGGGFGGASAGATLGVQEHLGGYIRVVLKPGGLAQVPLDRISLRNMHAVSNLRDQNIEADGCGGQVKIQSYTTIRIRTDNGNDTQTLYGEPKDL, encoded by the coding sequence ATGTTCGCGTTCTTAGCCGGCTTGTTGGCGGCCAGTGTGGCTACCGCTGGTGCGGCGTTTGCTGACCCACAGGTCATGCCGGATCGGTGGACGCAGTTTGTCACTGATGACGGGTGGGTGGTGGATGTGAACACCACCAATGAGGTGATCGATCACATCGACAACCTGGCCGGTGCGTCGAATTCGTGGCAGGCCCGGGTGTCGGTGCGCGCGGAGGCGCGTATCAGCGGTACCGGTGGTGCGGTGATTCAGGATGCGCAGTTGGAAGCCGGGTATTTCGTCGGCTGCCGCACCGATTCGTCGGCGGGTGTCGAGGTGGGCGGCGATATCGGGATCGATCCGTATCAACAGGTCAATGGCCAGGTCTACGGCGGTGGCTACGGCGGCGGTGGTTCCGGTGGTGGCCAGGGCGGCGGGTTCGGCGGGGCGTCGGCTGGTGCGACCTTGGGAGTGCAGGAGCATCTGGGTGGTTACATCCGGGTGGTCCTCAAACCCGGTGGCCTGGCGCAGGTTCCGCTGGACCGGATCAGTCTGCGCAACATGCATGCGGTGTCGAATCTGCGTGATCAGAACATCGAAGCCGACGGGTGCGGTGGTCAGGTCAAGATCCAGTCCTATACGACAATTCGGATCCGTACCGATAACGGCAATGACACCCAAACCCTCTACGGCGAACCGAAAGACCTCTGA
- a CDS encoding DUF7620 family protein, which produces MKLWWRREIDEARESADQAERQQQFAAESTARMADAAVERAKKVGSQLRDELVQNGFAEALRTAFGGVG; this is translated from the coding sequence ATGAAGCTGTGGTGGCGGAGGGAGATCGACGAGGCCCGTGAGAGCGCCGACCAGGCGGAACGGCAGCAGCAGTTCGCTGCAGAGAGCACCGCGAGGATGGCCGACGCAGCAGTGGAGCGGGCCAAGAAAGTGGGCAGTCAGTTGCGTGATGAGTTGGTGCAGAACGGTTTCGCAGAAGCGTTGCGCACTGCATTCGGGGGTGTGGGGTGA
- a CDS encoding phage holin, producing the protein MKNLLNIRSWADARAFLHVALPAVAAVLTAAGYITATDANLWAALVLVLADAGLSTFNTANGFRKFLYPALATAGALLVRYGYTTDQVWALWTGLAPVLFGGGVAAANTDTTTAGHKA; encoded by the coding sequence ATGAAGAATCTACTCAACATCAGGTCGTGGGCCGATGCCCGCGCGTTCCTTCACGTTGCGCTGCCGGCCGTCGCCGCTGTGCTCACCGCTGCCGGGTACATCACCGCCACCGACGCCAACCTCTGGGCCGCGCTGGTCCTGGTGCTCGCCGACGCAGGACTGTCGACCTTCAACACCGCCAACGGGTTCCGGAAATTCCTGTACCCGGCGCTCGCGACGGCCGGAGCGCTGCTCGTCCGGTATGGCTACACGACCGATCAGGTGTGGGCGCTGTGGACCGGACTCGCTCCGGTGCTGTTCGGAGGCGGTGTGGCCGCCGCCAATACCGACACCACGACCGCAGGTCACAAGGCGTGA
- a CDS encoding NUMOD4 domain-containing protein, translating to MRELWRPVVGYEGLYEVSDQGRVRSLDRSVRYGSKAWRRHHGTEIAPFRSPPTNYLTVSLSRDGYKRNRRIHVLVLEAFIGPRPSPEMDGCHNNSDPDDNRAANLRWDTKVSNSQDSVRIGTHHERNMTHCKRNHAFTVENTYVNPTSGARQCRQCVRDARGVRQTRPIRTL from the coding sequence ATGCGTGAACTTTGGCGCCCAGTAGTCGGATACGAGGGCCTGTACGAGGTTTCAGATCAAGGACGGGTTAGATCCCTTGACCGCAGCGTCAGATATGGAAGTAAGGCGTGGCGTCGCCATCACGGGACCGAGATAGCACCGTTCCGATCTCCGCCAACCAACTACCTGACAGTCAGCCTCTCCAGAGACGGCTACAAACGAAATCGACGGATCCACGTGCTGGTGCTGGAGGCGTTCATCGGGCCTAGGCCATCGCCAGAGATGGACGGTTGCCACAACAACAGCGATCCCGATGACAACCGCGCGGCGAATCTGCGCTGGGATACAAAAGTGTCCAATTCTCAGGACAGCGTCCGGATTGGAACTCATCACGAGCGCAACATGACTCACTGCAAACGCAATCATGCTTTCACAGTTGAGAACACGTACGTTAACCCCACAAGCGGGGCCCGGCAATGTCGCCAGTGTGTTCGAGATGCCCGCGGCGTACGTCAAACTAGGCCGATACGGACGCTTTGA
- a CDS encoding N-acetylmuramoyl-L-alanine amidase, with amino-acid sequence MSFTRFLQDDPLLTRADYMRIFIDVANELGLEEKPAAVLAGMCTMQEVGVKDGDAPFERRIWCPANPTREPSSANYPHDSESNDGRSCGICQQQRGPNGELWWGTVADEMNPRTAIRNFMLRLPKEFHANDGIDAGHFIAAANSANDVVQGVQRSGVPEAYAQWWGDAIRLYNEVKAGAPVTVPPPPEEIEYEHGPWTGDPVWLADVLRAEGLTVIETPGWLESGHGDMGSLWGVINHHTGSNGSTWQSIRNGRSDLAGPLANIHLRRDGVVELVAVGVCWHGGTGYWPGLGRHVANQRCIGIECQNDGGGTPGKPHRSSWPDAQYDALVKVNAAINRRIGVDASHSLSHKEYDQGDPPTAEGKWDPGAIDMDVLRADIQAQIDRKPTSTGGFLMALTDKQQQELYEEVMKRGPSRAALAEDGKDIETMLGFIYNIDGNIWDGRNTLAYLLDVPYAVEHVERVAEHGVAADSYAASNPFVAEFGQDMCKALVAFKPKFQAVFKTGGNS; translated from the coding sequence ATGAGTTTCACCCGTTTCCTTCAGGACGACCCGCTGCTGACGCGGGCCGACTACATGCGCATCTTCATCGACGTCGCGAACGAACTCGGTCTCGAGGAGAAGCCGGCCGCGGTGCTCGCCGGTATGTGCACGATGCAGGAAGTCGGGGTGAAGGACGGCGATGCGCCCTTCGAACGGCGCATCTGGTGCCCGGCCAACCCCACCCGTGAACCGTCGAGCGCGAACTACCCGCACGACAGCGAGTCCAACGACGGCCGATCATGCGGCATCTGTCAGCAGCAGCGCGGCCCGAACGGTGAACTGTGGTGGGGCACCGTCGCCGACGAGATGAACCCGCGCACCGCGATCCGCAACTTCATGCTGCGGCTGCCCAAGGAATTCCACGCCAACGACGGCATTGACGCCGGCCACTTCATCGCGGCCGCGAACTCGGCGAACGACGTCGTCCAGGGTGTGCAGCGATCCGGCGTTCCCGAGGCGTACGCGCAGTGGTGGGGCGACGCGATCCGCCTCTACAACGAGGTGAAGGCCGGCGCCCCGGTCACCGTCCCACCGCCGCCGGAGGAGATCGAATACGAGCACGGGCCTTGGACGGGTGACCCGGTCTGGCTGGCCGACGTGCTGCGCGCCGAAGGTTTGACGGTCATCGAGACGCCGGGATGGCTGGAATCCGGCCACGGCGACATGGGATCGCTGTGGGGTGTGATCAACCACCACACCGGGTCGAATGGCTCGACGTGGCAGTCGATCCGCAACGGCCGGTCGGATCTTGCCGGGCCTCTGGCGAACATCCATCTGCGCCGCGACGGTGTCGTCGAGCTCGTCGCCGTCGGGGTGTGCTGGCATGGCGGCACCGGGTACTGGCCCGGCCTCGGTCGGCACGTCGCGAATCAGCGGTGCATCGGCATCGAATGCCAGAACGACGGCGGCGGCACTCCCGGGAAGCCGCACCGATCGTCCTGGCCCGACGCGCAGTACGACGCCCTGGTGAAGGTGAACGCCGCCATCAACCGACGTATCGGTGTCGACGCATCGCACAGCCTGTCGCACAAGGAATACGACCAGGGCGACCCGCCCACCGCCGAGGGTAAGTGGGATCCCGGCGCGATCGACATGGACGTCCTGCGCGCCGACATTCAAGCCCAGATCGACCGCAAACCAACGAGCACTGGAGGTTTCCTGATGGCACTGACCGACAAGCAGCAGCAAGAACTCTACGAGGAGGTCATGAAGCGCGGCCCGTCCCGTGCGGCGCTGGCCGAGGACGGCAAAGACATTGAGACGATGCTCGGCTTCATCTACAACATCGACGGCAACATCTGGGACGGCCGGAACACGCTGGCCTACCTGCTCGACGTGCCGTACGCGGTCGAGCACGTGGAGCGCGTCGCCGAACACGGTGTCGCGGCGGACTCCTACGCCGCATCGAACCCGTTCGTCGCCGAATTCGGCCAGGACATGTGCAAGGCGCTCGTCGCGTTCAAACCGAAGTTCCAGGCCGTGTTCAAGACCGGGGGGAATTCCTGA
- a CDS encoding DUF7264 domain-containing protein: protein MESLYSAVVLSRGSVWKPEPGDQPYLIPHTSGLERWPDRSTTRIVFTDTKGADLLKFDGRVFPDRLEFVGSPAQMDKVPAGANFTIYLETKEGPFSIRHGKVIRKEVTYTTPPAQADVVPLTITDNLQRTAAGNWWKPVYGRIQISDNSDDDLPYAMMGGPGAQKSAVRYIREFSTDGIEIGVTLLNVSTSSPSWTSVNFGADINFEMGCAVKFETGASAARKLHIGTLTAPMTIVDRAPVIANTVVNLEYYRIVYIDSVRTVSVYKGTSLDPISTWTDDTKIVPHGFGYRHVGFSFYRGTPSATRGIQVASVTARDAA from the coding sequence GTGGAATCACTCTACTCGGCTGTAGTGCTATCCCGCGGCAGCGTCTGGAAGCCCGAACCAGGCGACCAGCCGTACCTGATCCCGCACACCAGCGGACTGGAGCGTTGGCCGGACCGCTCGACCACACGGATCGTATTCACCGACACCAAGGGCGCGGACCTGCTGAAGTTCGACGGCCGAGTGTTCCCCGATCGCCTTGAGTTTGTGGGCAGCCCAGCACAGATGGACAAGGTCCCGGCCGGCGCGAATTTCACCATCTACCTGGAAACCAAGGAAGGCCCGTTCTCGATCCGGCACGGGAAGGTCATCCGCAAGGAAGTCACCTATACGACCCCGCCGGCGCAGGCCGACGTTGTCCCGCTGACCATCACCGACAACCTGCAACGCACTGCGGCCGGCAACTGGTGGAAGCCCGTGTACGGCCGCATCCAGATCAGCGACAACTCCGACGACGATCTGCCCTACGCCATGATGGGCGGGCCCGGGGCTCAGAAGAGCGCGGTGCGTTACATCCGCGAATTCAGCACCGACGGCATCGAGATCGGCGTCACCCTGCTCAACGTCTCGACATCGTCGCCGTCTTGGACGTCGGTCAACTTCGGCGCCGACATCAACTTTGAGATGGGCTGCGCGGTGAAGTTCGAAACCGGCGCCAGCGCGGCACGCAAACTGCACATCGGCACCCTGACCGCGCCGATGACCATCGTTGACCGCGCACCGGTGATCGCCAACACCGTGGTCAACCTCGAGTACTACCGCATCGTCTACATCGATTCGGTGCGCACCGTGTCGGTGTACAAGGGCACCTCGCTGGACCCGATCAGTACCTGGACCGACGACACGAAGATCGTGCCGCACGGATTCGGTTACCGGCACGTCGGATTCAGCTTCTACCGGGGGACACCGTCGGCCACGCGCGGTATCCAGGTTGCATCGGTCACCGCGCGGGATGCGGCGTGA
- a CDS encoding HNH endonuclease, whose amino-acid sequence MRQAHVIAWELHHEIELPDGLVVRHACDNPPCTNPAHLILGTHEDNSHDRLARGADAYNGTGFRHRTQAEVTSMRALHTAGMNMTEISRQFQCSRTTAMRIVKGISFQGI is encoded by the coding sequence ATGCGTCAGGCTCACGTCATCGCCTGGGAGCTGCACCATGAGATAGAACTTCCCGACGGTCTGGTAGTCCGCCACGCCTGCGACAATCCGCCATGCACTAATCCTGCGCACTTGATTCTCGGAACCCACGAGGACAACTCCCATGACCGACTGGCCCGAGGCGCCGATGCCTATAACGGAACGGGTTTTCGCCATCGGACCCAGGCTGAGGTCACCTCAATGCGCGCCCTTCACACTGCCGGGATGAACATGACAGAGATATCGCGGCAGTTTCAATGTTCCCGAACTACTGCGATGAGGATCGTCAAAGGTATTTCATTCCAAGGTATTTGA
- a CDS encoding Ig-like domain-containing protein, with protein MGIQFQYGQSDLELAGCDTRVLLAPKVGTAPLTNIEDITTGGIDITKVGVASRFRSVGNHEKKAGVKLSNKPTINKIMSNGQGSPTRNLPSESGKGISYTPQETNLLNLQNAWGFPLSAVSAVSAKGGFTIRIPELPVRLQWRTVLIAQDYFNAKPIYLYWIANQAEVGDRSDQGVLDSNVIETTVSLDFQTDPAVGDPVIFGMCGEGIQDLAAAVADGSLYLPATGITTANLSVTAAAGVNHTKQVVVTDSQGIDRTATATFVSDTPAKATVNSAGLVTGVASGSANVTATWNGFTAVSVVTVT; from the coding sequence ATGGGTATTCAGTTCCAGTACGGACAGTCCGACCTCGAGCTCGCGGGCTGCGACACCCGCGTACTGCTGGCCCCCAAGGTCGGCACCGCGCCGCTGACCAACATCGAGGACATCACCACCGGCGGCATCGACATCACGAAGGTCGGTGTGGCGTCTCGGTTCCGGTCCGTGGGTAACCACGAGAAGAAGGCTGGCGTGAAGCTGTCCAACAAGCCCACGATCAACAAGATCATGTCCAACGGTCAGGGGTCGCCGACGCGCAACCTGCCGTCGGAGTCCGGAAAGGGCATCTCGTACACCCCGCAGGAAACCAACCTGCTGAACCTGCAGAACGCGTGGGGTTTCCCGCTGTCGGCGGTGTCGGCAGTGTCGGCCAAGGGCGGGTTCACGATCCGCATCCCGGAGCTGCCGGTCCGGTTGCAGTGGCGCACCGTGCTGATCGCGCAGGACTACTTCAACGCCAAGCCGATCTACCTGTACTGGATCGCCAACCAGGCCGAGGTGGGTGACCGCTCCGATCAGGGTGTGCTGGACTCCAACGTCATCGAGACCACGGTGTCGCTGGACTTCCAGACCGATCCCGCGGTCGGTGATCCGGTGATCTTCGGCATGTGCGGTGAGGGCATCCAGGACCTGGCTGCGGCGGTGGCCGACGGCAGCCTGTACCTGCCGGCCACCGGGATCACCACCGCGAACCTGTCGGTGACTGCGGCGGCTGGTGTCAACCACACCAAGCAGGTCGTGGTGACCGACTCGCAGGGCATCGACCGGACCGCGACGGCGACGTTCGTGTCGGACACCCCGGCGAAGGCGACCGTCAACAGCGCGGGTCTGGTCACCGGTGTGGCGTCGGGTTCGGCCAACGTCACCGCCACCTGGAACGGCTTCACCGCGGTCAGCGTCGTCACCGTCACCTAG
- a CDS encoding major capsid protein, translated as MALFLDGPLPLEDTIVFTQNVPLPSNNRFTAEFPTRNYDTDEIDFATITQTNRAAKFRNWDGSFWVAPRDTGKEGRVRMLPLGGQLSVGEYERRQKEMARYGGTIQNILVDAIYDDLTNLTRYAQNRVELAWGDVLTDGVLTINENGVQQQVDYGIPGGQLVTAATLWSNHAASTPLTDLIAWTGVYSGLNGAPHGQFRTSLAVVQHLMQNTQLINAIKGANTGVTWVSIAEINAFLAGFGIPPFVVPTDGQPGGSIYGSSFDVDGSTTLAYPANKVAFLPSDLGTLGFTAWGVPTTSMELNANNVQVQSATGIIGILVREEQPPFRKTTFVDGVVLPVLADTRKILVATVA; from the coding sequence ATGGCACTGTTCCTGGACGGCCCGTTGCCGCTCGAAGACACCATCGTGTTCACGCAGAATGTTCCTCTGCCGTCGAACAACCGATTCACCGCGGAGTTCCCCACCCGGAATTACGACACCGACGAGATCGACTTCGCGACGATCACCCAGACCAACCGGGCTGCGAAGTTCCGGAACTGGGATGGTTCGTTCTGGGTGGCGCCGCGTGACACCGGCAAGGAAGGCCGCGTGCGGATGCTCCCGCTCGGCGGCCAGCTGAGCGTCGGTGAGTACGAGCGCCGGCAGAAGGAGATGGCCCGCTACGGCGGCACCATCCAGAACATCCTCGTGGATGCGATCTACGACGACCTGACCAACCTGACCCGCTACGCGCAGAACCGCGTCGAGCTGGCCTGGGGCGACGTCCTCACCGATGGTGTGCTCACCATCAACGAGAACGGTGTGCAGCAGCAGGTCGACTACGGCATCCCCGGCGGCCAGCTGGTCACCGCCGCGACCCTGTGGTCCAACCACGCCGCGTCGACGCCGCTGACCGACCTGATCGCCTGGACCGGCGTGTACTCGGGCCTCAACGGCGCCCCGCACGGCCAGTTCCGGACGTCGCTGGCTGTGGTGCAGCACCTGATGCAGAACACGCAGCTGATCAACGCGATCAAGGGCGCCAACACCGGTGTCACGTGGGTGTCGATCGCCGAGATCAACGCCTTCCTGGCGGGTTTCGGCATCCCGCCGTTCGTGGTGCCCACCGACGGGCAGCCCGGCGGGTCGATCTACGGCTCCAGCTTCGACGTCGACGGCTCCACCACGCTGGCCTACCCGGCCAACAAGGTGGCGTTCCTGCCGTCGGATCTGGGCACGCTGGGCTTCACCGCCTGGGGTGTGCCGACCACGTCGATGGAGCTGAACGCCAACAACGTTCAGGTCCAGTCGGCGACGGGCATCATCGGCATCCTCGTGCGCGAGGAGCAGCCGCCGTTCCGCAAGACCACCTTCGTCGACGGTGTGGTGCTGCCGGTCTTGGCCGACACCCGCAAGATCCTCGTCGCGACGGTCGCGTAA
- a CDS encoding head decoration protein, translating into MSTDISLQTTTYQVGNKQWLLQEPKVKPNVTLDPSKFTAGTHYPNGFLPSGTAIGKVTATGLFGPYNDAASDGTQTLYGFTYADARFVRQNGTTAAKVGTGAVVNDAIISVGKLPFQSGTGSVDANGKADTPTIRYEA; encoded by the coding sequence ATGTCGACCGACATTTCGTTGCAGACGACGACCTATCAGGTCGGCAACAAGCAGTGGCTCCTGCAAGAGCCCAAGGTCAAGCCCAACGTGACCCTCGACCCGTCGAAGTTCACCGCCGGCACCCACTACCCCAACGGCTTCCTGCCGTCGGGCACGGCGATCGGGAAGGTCACCGCGACCGGACTGTTCGGCCCGTACAACGACGCTGCCTCCGACGGCACGCAGACCTTATACGGGTTCACCTACGCCGACGCGCGTTTCGTGCGCCAGAACGGCACCACCGCGGCCAAGGTCGGCACCGGTGCCGTGGTCAACGACGCGATCATCTCGGTGGGCAAGCTCCCGTTCCAGTCCGGAACGGGGTCGGTCGATGCCAACGGCAAGGCCGACACCCCCACCATCCGGTACGAGGCGTGA